One Thermosipho africanus Ob7 DNA segment encodes these proteins:
- the plsX gene encoding phosphate acyltransferase PlsX: MKKIAIDLMGGDYAPAEILAGALSFAKENEDVELYLVGIEENFKDVQLPKNCVKVVTDDFLPMDVKPTEAVRRRKSTMYVSCQLAREKKVDAVVSAGNTGALLACATFVVGRIKGIERPTLAVPIPTKNDFCVLADAGANIDVKPSNLLQFAIMGVEYAKLLGKDNPTIGLLNVGTEENKGTQKEKEAFQILKERFGNQFVGNVEGNDLNAGKVDVVVADGFHGNIAMKTMEGAAKMITELIKSEVKKNIISALGALLMKPVFSSLKNKLDPKKYGGTFFIGVEGVVVKAHGNSNRTAIFNALKVAKKGVEEKLPLKIKEALLKCAE, from the coding sequence AGCGGAAATTTTAGCTGGTGCTCTTTCCTTTGCAAAAGAAAATGAAGATGTGGAACTTTATCTTGTAGGAATTGAAGAAAATTTTAAAGATGTGCAACTACCAAAAAATTGTGTAAAGGTAGTAACCGACGATTTTTTGCCAATGGATGTAAAACCCACAGAAGCGGTTAGGCGAAGAAAAAGCACAATGTATGTTAGCTGTCAACTTGCTAGAGAAAAGAAAGTTGATGCAGTTGTTAGTGCTGGGAATACTGGTGCACTTTTGGCGTGCGCAACTTTTGTAGTAGGAAGAATTAAAGGAATTGAAAGGCCTACCCTTGCAGTACCAATTCCGACTAAGAATGATTTTTGTGTTTTAGCTGACGCAGGAGCAAATATAGATGTAAAACCTTCTAACCTTCTCCAGTTTGCCATTATGGGGGTTGAATATGCAAAGTTGCTTGGAAAAGATAATCCTACTATTGGGCTTTTGAATGTTGGAACGGAAGAAAATAAAGGAACGCAAAAAGAAAAAGAAGCATTCCAGATTTTAAAAGAAAGATTTGGTAATCAATTTGTTGGGAATGTTGAAGGGAACGATTTAAATGCAGGGAAAGTAGACGTTGTTGTTGCAGACGGTTTTCATGGAAATATAGCTATGAAAACCATGGAAGGTGCTGCAAAAATGATTACAGAACTTATAAAGTCTGAAGTAAAAAAGAATATAATATCTGCCTTGGGTGCTCTTTTAATGAAACCTGTATTTAGTTCTTTGAAAAATAAACTTGATCCAAAAAAATATGGAGGAACATTCTTTATTGGTGTAGAGGGAGTAGTAGTAAAGGCCCATGGTAATTCAAATAGGACTGCTATATTTAACGCGTTAAAGGTTGCAAAAAAAGGAGTAGAGGAAAAACTTCCTTTGAAAATTAAGGAGGCACTTTTAAAATGTGCGGAATAG
- the glmS gene encoding glutamine--fructose-6-phosphate transaminase (isomerizing) yields the protein MCGIVGIIGTEFSIKELVDDLQKLEYRGYDSAGIAFYKDGSIVIQKATGKISNLRDQITNFNTSVGIAHTRWATHGAPTHENAHPHTDCTGKIAIVHNGIIENYAEIKEELKRKGHKFKSETDTEVIAHLIEENFEGDLYKAVLKSVKMLKGAYAIVVMHSDMKDTLVAARKGSPLVLGRAENKVILASDVTPIIKYTKDVVFLEDGDVALLKNGEYKITDVNGNIVLRKVYHIDWDEASAEKGGYKHFMLKEINEEPEAIESAFVGRITNEGPILTELKEFNLEKVEKIKLVACGTSYHAGLVFKYFLEKHSNIDVEVDVASEFRYRNIHIDDKTLVIAISQSGETADTLESVRLVKSKGARVVAISNVVGSTITRESDVTILMNAGPEIGVAATKTYVNQLVVLYILGMYILKEQNMWNDELEKDFEFLKKAPEIFRKLLNDINLEEYAAYYKNYHHFMYIGRGINYPSALEGALKLKEISYINATAYPAGELKHGPIALLDPTFPVFAIAPKDRLFEKTKSNIEESKARKSRIISVTNESNKDLEGISDDIIYVPDSPEDMYPLTISPVIQLFAYLIADMRGYDPDKPRNLAKSVTVE from the coding sequence ATGTGCGGAATAGTAGGAATAATTGGAACGGAATTTAGTATAAAAGAACTTGTTGATGATTTGCAAAAGTTAGAATATAGAGGTTATGACTCTGCAGGAATAGCTTTTTATAAAGATGGAAGTATTGTTATTCAAAAGGCTACCGGAAAAATATCAAATTTAAGAGATCAAATTACAAATTTTAACACTTCAGTTGGTATTGCTCATACTAGATGGGCGACACATGGAGCGCCTACTCATGAAAATGCCCATCCTCATACGGATTGTACTGGAAAAATTGCAATTGTTCATAATGGAATAATAGAAAATTATGCAGAGATAAAAGAAGAGTTAAAGAGAAAGGGACATAAATTCAAATCAGAGACTGATACGGAAGTTATTGCACATTTGATTGAAGAAAATTTTGAAGGGGATCTCTATAAAGCAGTCTTAAAATCTGTGAAAATGCTTAAAGGTGCATATGCTATAGTTGTTATGCATTCTGACATGAAGGATACTTTAGTTGCAGCAAGAAAAGGAAGCCCTCTAGTATTGGGCAGGGCAGAAAATAAAGTTATTTTAGCTTCAGATGTTACACCAATTATAAAATATACAAAAGACGTAGTTTTTTTAGAAGATGGGGATGTTGCACTGTTAAAAAATGGAGAGTATAAAATTACAGATGTAAATGGAAATATTGTTCTAAGAAAAGTTTATCATATTGATTGGGACGAAGCTTCTGCGGAAAAAGGTGGATACAAGCATTTCATGTTAAAAGAAATAAATGAAGAACCCGAAGCAATAGAAAGTGCATTTGTAGGTAGAATTACTAATGAAGGCCCAATACTTACGGAATTAAAAGAGTTTAATTTAGAAAAAGTTGAAAAAATAAAACTTGTTGCTTGTGGAACAAGTTATCATGCTGGGCTTGTTTTCAAATATTTCTTAGAGAAGCATTCAAATATTGATGTAGAAGTTGATGTAGCATCAGAATTTAGATATAGAAACATACATATAGATGATAAAACGTTGGTAATTGCAATTTCTCAATCTGGTGAAACTGCAGATACTCTTGAATCTGTTAGACTTGTAAAATCAAAAGGAGCAAGAGTGGTTGCAATTTCTAATGTAGTAGGTTCTACCATTACCCGAGAAAGTGATGTTACAATTTTGATGAATGCTGGTCCAGAAATTGGTGTTGCTGCTACTAAAACTTATGTGAATCAACTTGTTGTTTTATACATTCTTGGAATGTATATTTTAAAAGAACAAAATATGTGGAATGATGAACTTGAAAAAGATTTCGAATTTTTGAAAAAAGCACCAGAAATTTTCAGAAAATTGTTGAACGATATAAACTTAGAAGAATATGCAGCATATTACAAAAATTACCATCATTTTATGTACATAGGTCGCGGAATCAATTATCCATCTGCTTTAGAGGGCGCTTTAAAATTGAAAGAAATTAGTTATATTAATGCCACTGCATATCCTGCTGGTGAGTTAAAACATGGTCCAATTGCTTTGCTTGACCCAACATTTCCTGTTTTTGCTATTGCGCCTAAGGATAGATTGTTTGAAAAAACAAAAAGTAATATTGAAGAGTCAAAGGCAAGAAAGTCAAGAATAATTTCTGTAACTAATGAATCAAATAAGGATTTGGAAGGTATTTCGGATGACATAATTTATGTTCCAGATAGTCCGGAAGACATGTATCCGCTTACTATTTCTCCTGTTATACAGCTTTTTGCATATTTAATTGCTGATATGAGAGGTTATGATCCTGACAAACCAAGAAATCTTGCAAAGAGCGTTACTGTTGAATAA
- a CDS encoding M16 family metallopeptidase: protein MKKIFKNLIYILIILAFSANLFAVEFSKELFDKLAGAKNKIPTIEIPEYERVQLDNGMVFYISKDTTLPIVEIKGYIKFGKMNETIETAGYSSVMLDIMNTATKKFSETELIDFKELNGLEISFSANNDYYTISANSLSEDLEALFEALASELIEPQFEGSHFERIVKEYLQSIGQSYTTEDGLLNMYYSINIFGKDHPYSFSDNLELLYANISSLTPEKLRNFYYKTISPNRIIISIAGNFEIDNVKELIKKYFANWKNTASSEPLFVYDSSLKTTPKIVVVDRQDSTQAKIKMGYRFPNFEFFKDKLYDRVAFLMANRIYGSGAFKSRLMKVLRTEKGYVYGINSSFSTGSYLGNFYVTTTVRYDALADLIKDVKKIMEDIKYYKEPLTSEELFNEVNLYNALFPNAYKDKITVLDSVAFDVEIRKINENYINEFIKMYNSLSAEDVQKAFSRFTYPNNFVTIIVGNKEKIIENLENNGIKDYEVIENK from the coding sequence ATGAAAAAAATATTTAAAAATCTAATTTATATACTAATTATACTTGCCTTCTCTGCTAATTTATTCGCAGTTGAATTTTCTAAAGAATTATTCGATAAACTTGCTGGTGCAAAAAATAAAATTCCTACAATAGAAATACCTGAATATGAAAGAGTACAATTGGATAACGGTATGGTATTTTACATCTCAAAAGATACTACTCTCCCTATTGTTGAAATAAAAGGATACATTAAGTTTGGAAAAATGAACGAAACAATTGAAACGGCTGGTTATTCATCAGTAATGTTAGATATAATGAATACTGCTACCAAAAAATTCAGTGAGACAGAATTAATTGATTTCAAAGAATTAAATGGTTTAGAAATTTCTTTCTCTGCGAATAACGATTATTACACTATCTCTGCAAATTCCCTTTCAGAAGATTTAGAAGCTCTCTTTGAAGCTCTTGCATCTGAATTAATCGAACCACAATTTGAAGGAAGTCATTTTGAAAGGATAGTTAAAGAATATCTACAAAGTATTGGTCAAAGTTATACAACGGAAGATGGTTTATTAAATATGTACTATTCAATAAACATTTTTGGTAAAGATCATCCGTACTCATTCTCAGACAATTTGGAATTACTTTATGCTAACATTTCTTCTTTAACTCCTGAAAAGCTTAGGAACTTTTATTATAAAACAATTAGCCCTAACCGAATTATAATCTCAATAGCAGGAAATTTTGAAATCGATAATGTAAAAGAATTAATAAAAAAATACTTTGCAAATTGGAAAAATACAGCATCTTCAGAACCATTGTTTGTATATGATTCTTCTTTAAAAACTACTCCAAAAATTGTAGTTGTTGACAGACAAGACTCTACCCAAGCAAAAATAAAAATGGGATACAGATTTCCAAACTTTGAATTCTTTAAAGATAAACTATACGATAGAGTTGCATTTTTAATGGCAAACAGAATTTATGGTAGTGGTGCATTTAAATCTAGATTGATGAAAGTGTTAAGAACTGAAAAAGGCTATGTCTATGGAATTAACTCAAGCTTTTCCACCGGAAGTTACTTAGGAAATTTCTATGTAACAACCACTGTACGATATGACGCATTAGCAGATTTAATAAAAGATGTTAAGAAAATTATGGAAGATATAAAATATTATAAAGAACCATTAACTTCCGAAGAATTATTCAATGAAGTTAATCTTTATAACGCATTATTCCCAAATGCTTATAAGGACAAAATCACTGTTCTTGATAGTGTTGCATTTGATGTAGAAATCAGGAAAATCAATGAAAATTATATAAATGAATTTATAAAAATGTATAACTCCCTTAGTGCTGAAGATGTTCAAAAGGCATTCTCAAGATTTACATATCCAAATAACTTTGTAACTATCATAGTTGGAAATAAAGAAAAGATTATAGAAAATCTAGAAAATAACGGTATTAAAGATTATGAAGTTATAGAAAACAAATAA
- a CDS encoding M16 family metallopeptidase, with protein MKRLLLLLMLYIFALFLFAVEIPNVNFVEYTLNNGLKVFIFEDHSVPLVKVEIWYKVGSIDEEEGKTGIAHLLEHTMFNGTNALPKGGIDDLITSVGGSNNAATSYDYTVYYELVPSAKLELALAIEADRMRNLKIDPDDFYREKEVVKQERRMRIENNYIQSGWEELQANAFKGTPLGHFVIGFMEDLKRITHVDVRNFYEMFYAPNNAILSISGDVNPEEAIKLVEKYFGEYSPEQVKRPEYVEPKIEGETILKLPRMTRLSLLMELYTIPKADHEDIPAIEALLDIWLNSKNSRVNKELYFNKQLILGTGGFIYDLRIPGMAVIYAFGYKEEDLDAIKDGIDKELERIINEGISEEELKKVKKQMIKSLIFAQKDLKEFSSEIVLGKLRFDNPELYKQKLEKLNQLTSEDIQRVAKKYFYGKNRYVGYIVPKK; from the coding sequence TTGAAAAGACTGTTGTTGTTATTGATGCTATATATTTTTGCTTTATTTTTGTTCGCAGTAGAAATTCCAAATGTTAATTTTGTCGAGTACACTCTTAACAATGGTTTAAAAGTTTTTATTTTTGAAGATCACAGTGTTCCACTTGTAAAAGTAGAGATATGGTATAAAGTTGGTTCAATCGATGAAGAAGAAGGAAAAACTGGTATAGCACATTTACTAGAACATACTATGTTCAATGGAACAAATGCTTTACCAAAAGGTGGAATTGATGATTTAATAACTTCAGTTGGTGGTTCTAATAATGCTGCTACTTCCTATGACTATACCGTTTATTATGAATTAGTACCCTCTGCAAAGCTCGAACTTGCTCTTGCAATAGAAGCTGATAGAATGAGGAATTTAAAAATCGATCCAGATGATTTTTATAGAGAAAAAGAAGTTGTAAAACAAGAAAGAAGAATGAGAATAGAAAACAATTACATTCAATCAGGTTGGGAAGAATTACAAGCAAATGCTTTTAAAGGAACTCCATTAGGTCACTTTGTTATAGGCTTCATGGAAGATCTTAAAAGAATTACACACGTGGATGTAAGAAATTTCTATGAAATGTTCTATGCACCAAACAATGCCATACTTTCAATTAGTGGCGATGTAAACCCAGAAGAAGCAATCAAACTTGTTGAAAAATACTTTGGAGAATATTCCCCAGAGCAAGTTAAAAGACCTGAATATGTCGAACCAAAAATTGAAGGCGAGACTATACTTAAACTACCAAGAATGACAAGACTTTCCTTATTAATGGAACTTTACACTATTCCAAAGGCAGATCACGAAGATATTCCTGCAATTGAAGCACTTTTAGATATATGGCTAAATAGTAAAAATTCAAGAGTAAATAAAGAACTTTACTTTAATAAGCAACTCATCCTTGGTACTGGTGGTTTTATTTATGATCTAAGAATACCTGGAATGGCAGTAATATATGCATTCGGTTATAAAGAAGAAGATTTAGATGCAATAAAAGATGGAATAGATAAAGAGCTTGAAAGGATTATTAATGAAGGAATTAGCGAAGAAGAATTGAAAAAGGTAAAAAAACAAATGATTAAATCACTTATATTTGCACAAAAAGATTTAAAAGAATTCTCTTCTGAAATTGTTCTTGGTAAACTAAGATTTGATAATCCTGAGCTATACAAACAAAAACTCGAAAAATTAAATCAATTAACAAGTGAAGATATACAGAGAGTAGCTAAAAAATACTTCTACGGCAAAAATAGATATGTTGGTTACATAGTACCTAAAAAATAG
- the flgG gene encoding flagellar basal-body rod protein FlgG — MINGLYTAATGMWAQQFKLDTLSNNIANVDTAGYKKVKSEFQDLLYDYSKNAGAATAQNSLHPTGLYVGHGTKLSATTRIFTQGNLERTGNSLDLAISGDGFFQIQLQDGRIAYTRDGQFKIDGNGRIITSNGNLLSPNIVVPQNAVSLSISPDGIVTAELQDGTLQNLGTITLVRFINPSGLKAIGDNLFLETPASGTPVEGTAGQDGFGSILQGYVEKSNVDIVKEMVDMISAMRAYELNSRTIQTADEMLRTASSMKR; from the coding sequence ATGATTAATGGACTTTATACAGCTGCAACAGGAATGTGGGCACAACAATTTAAACTAGACACGCTTTCAAATAATATTGCAAACGTAGATACCGCTGGGTATAAAAAAGTTAAATCAGAATTTCAAGACCTTCTTTATGATTATTCAAAAAATGCTGGTGCTGCAACCGCACAAAATTCTTTGCATCCAACAGGTTTATATGTAGGTCACGGAACAAAATTATCAGCAACCACAAGAATTTTTACTCAAGGAAATTTAGAAAGAACGGGAAATTCTCTTGATCTAGCCATTTCCGGTGATGGCTTTTTCCAAATCCAACTTCAAGATGGTAGAATAGCATATACAAGAGACGGACAATTTAAAATTGATGGCAATGGTAGGATAATTACCAGCAATGGAAATTTATTATCACCAAACATAGTTGTACCACAAAATGCTGTATCACTGAGTATATCTCCAGATGGTATAGTTACCGCTGAGCTTCAAGATGGAACCCTACAAAATCTTGGAACAATTACATTGGTAAGATTTATCAATCCTTCTGGCTTAAAAGCAATTGGAGATAACCTTTTCTTAGAAACTCCAGCAAGTGGTACTCCAGTTGAAGGCACCGCAGGACAAGATGGTTTTGGTTCTATATTGCAAGGCTATGTAGAAAAATCAAATGTAGATATAGTTAAAGAAATGGTTGATATGATCAGTGCTATGAGAGCTTATGAATTAAATTCAAGAACAATCCAAACTGCAGATGAAATGTTGAGAACTGCATCGAGTATGAAAAGGTAA
- a CDS encoding flagellar hook-basal body protein, which produces MYKGVYLASMGMLADITKLDTLSNNISNAETIGYKADNLAFKTYLEKRLHSFKPMPQEKNVEIKNIGKFEQAVILDEVKTDFSQGNIEHTENMLDFAIDGSGFFVVEKNGEKLYTRAGNFKISSDGFLVTSEGYYVLDKNDQRIKVLDKSDLINNIKVVDLDNPRKIGYTFYKGQEIEKENFRILQGYVEKSNVNIVKEMVKMIEANRHYEVLSKAVTVHDELLNKSINSAGNLK; this is translated from the coding sequence ATGTACAAAGGCGTTTACCTTGCTTCTATGGGAATGTTGGCTGATATTACAAAACTTGATACGCTTTCAAATAATATATCTAATGCAGAAACTATTGGCTATAAAGCTGATAATTTGGCATTTAAGACATATCTTGAAAAAAGATTACACTCTTTTAAACCAATGCCTCAAGAAAAAAATGTCGAAATTAAGAATATTGGGAAGTTCGAGCAAGCAGTTATTTTAGATGAAGTAAAAACTGATTTCAGTCAGGGAAATATTGAACATACTGAAAATATGTTAGATTTTGCAATTGATGGTTCTGGATTCTTTGTAGTAGAAAAAAACGGAGAAAAACTATATACAAGAGCAGGAAATTTTAAAATTAGCAGCGACGGTTTCTTAGTTACAAGTGAAGGGTATTACGTATTAGATAAAAATGATCAAAGAATTAAAGTATTAGATAAATCAGATCTTATTAATAATATCAAAGTTGTAGATCTTGATAATCCAAGAAAGATTGGTTACACCTTCTACAAAGGTCAAGAAATTGAAAAAGAAAATTTTAGGATTTTACAAGGATATGTAGAAAAATCAAATGTGAACATTGTAAAGGAAATGGTAAAAATGATAGAAGCAAATAGACATTACGAAGTTTTATCAAAAGCTGTAACTGTACATGATGAATTGCTTAACAAATCTATTAATTCTGCGGGTAATTTAAAGTAG
- a CDS encoding rod shape-determining protein produces the protein MGKNDLGIDLGTANFLVYQKGKGIVLYQPSVVAISKKNGKIIAIGEEAKEMLGKTPEDTITAVRPMKDGVIADYTIISEVLKIFIKKVTKGFLFKPNMVIGIPAKTTTVEKRAVFDAASSAGAKKVFVVSEPLAAAIGAGIDVTKPEGNIIIDIGGGTTDIAVISLGGVVVGDSVKLAGDAMDDAIVKSVRKLLGLIIGDSTAEEIKKRIGKAHPDIEDFEMEVKGRDAVTGLPRTDKLNSSQVYGMLKPIIESLISRIKVVLEKTPPELSADIMEKGIVITGGGALLRGIDKAIYDEIGVPCKVAEDPLTCVARGTGILLDDEELLNEVAETYE, from the coding sequence ATGGGAAAAAATGATCTAGGAATAGACCTTGGAACAGCAAATTTTCTGGTTTATCAGAAAGGAAAAGGAATTGTCCTGTATCAACCATCTGTCGTAGCTATTTCTAAAAAAAATGGAAAAATAATTGCAATTGGTGAAGAAGCAAAAGAAATGCTAGGAAAAACTCCAGAAGATACAATTACAGCTGTAAGACCTATGAAAGACGGAGTAATTGCAGATTATACGATAATATCAGAGGTCTTAAAAATATTTATAAAAAAGGTAACTAAAGGATTTTTGTTTAAACCAAATATGGTTATAGGTATTCCTGCAAAGACAACTACCGTTGAAAAAAGGGCTGTTTTTGACGCTGCATCAAGCGCAGGCGCAAAAAAAGTTTTTGTTGTTTCTGAACCGCTTGCAGCTGCAATAGGTGCAGGCATTGATGTTACAAAACCTGAAGGAAATATAATTATCGATATCGGAGGTGGAACTACAGATATCGCAGTTATAAGTCTTGGAGGAGTCGTGGTAGGAGATTCTGTAAAGCTTGCAGGTGATGCAATGGATGATGCAATAGTAAAAAGTGTAAGAAAACTTCTTGGTTTAATAATTGGTGATTCAACAGCAGAAGAAATTAAAAAAAGAATCGGAAAAGCACACCCGGATATAGAAGATTTTGAAATGGAAGTAAAGGGCCGTGACGCAGTAACCGGCCTTCCACGAACAGATAAATTAAATTCATCGCAAGTTTACGGCATGCTAAAACCAATTATTGAAAGCCTTATTTCAAGGATTAAGGTAGTTCTTGAAAAGACTCCACCAGAACTTTCTGCAGATATTATGGAAAAAGGAATTGTAATTACCGGAGGTGGTGCATTATTAAGAGGAATAGATAAGGCAATTTACGATGAAATAGGCGTTCCCTGCAAGGTAGCCGAAGATCCATTAACTTGTGTTGCAAGAGGTACAGGAATTTTATTAGATGATGAAGAATTATTAAATGAAGTAGCTGAAACCTACGAATAA